TGTCGACCAGCACCATCGCCCGGAACAGGCCCGGCCAGCGCGCCTCGGCCATCAGCCCGAACAGCCCGCCCATCGACGCGGCGACCAGCACCGGCGCAGGCGCCATCTCGCCGGCGACCACGATCAGGTCGTCGGTGAACTGCTCGCCGCGATACGGCAGGGCGGCAGGGTTGCGGGTGGAATCGCCATGGCCGCGCGCGTCGTAGGCGACGCTGCGATAGCCGTGCGCCTGCAATGCCGCGGCGCTGGCCATCCAGGCATGCCGGGTCTGGCCGAAGCCATGCGCGAACAGCACGCTGCCGGCGTCGCCGGGCGCCATGACCGTCGCGGCCAGGCGCATGTCGTCCGCGCCGGAAAGCACGGTGGAGGCGGCGTGGGGCGCGCTGGAAGGGGAGGAAACCATACGAGCTAGTATGGATGAGCGCGCGGGGATGTCAATACGATGCAGTATGGAAAAGAAAAGCCAATGCCAGCGGGCATTTGCGCCCGATTCATGGAGCCCACGTACTGCAATCGACGGCCCCGTATGGTTAAATCGACGGATGACCAATGCCTCCGCGCCTTCCTCCGACGATGCCGCCGCTCCAGGCGGCGGCCGCAACAACCGACTCAGCGCCGAGGACTGGGCGCAGGCCGCGCTGGACCTGATCGCCGAACAAGGCGTCAACGCGGTGGCGGTGGAGCCGCTGGCACGCCGCCTGGGCGTCACCAAGGGCAGCTTCTACTGGCATTTCCCTTCGCGCGATGCGCTGCTGCAGGCGGCGCTGGAGCGTTGGGAACTGGTCGAGCAGCAACAGGTGTTCGGCAGCCTGGAAGAAGTGCCGGATCCGCGCACCCGCCTGCGCGCGCTGTTCCAGCTGGTCGCGCACGAGGTCAAGCCGCACATCATCTACAGCGAGTTGCTGAAGGCGCTGGACCATCCGGCGGTGCGCCCGGTCATCGACCGGGTCTCGCAGCGGCGCATGGAATACCTGATCGCCTCGTTCCGCCAGGCCGGGCTCAGCCGCACCGACGCC
The Xanthomonas sp. AM6 DNA segment above includes these coding regions:
- a CDS encoding TetR/AcrR family transcriptional regulator codes for the protein MTNASAPSSDDAAAPGGGRNNRLSAEDWAQAALDLIAEQGVNAVAVEPLARRLGVTKGSFYWHFPSRDALLQAALERWELVEQQQVFGSLEEVPDPRTRLRALFQLVAHEVKPHIIYSELLKALDHPAVRPVIDRVSQRRMEYLIASFRQAGLSRTDAQHRARLAYAAYVGFLQLSLQLHQPKQAREEFEAYVEHVIVTLIPG